One genomic window of Halovivax cerinus includes the following:
- a CDS encoding asparagine synthase C-terminal domain-containing protein: MTDGLAFGSGDGSRDAVNRALGTGESLPGTGGFAGLIDGHLVRDVLGRVPLFVDGVAMDGSSIDGHVARTSLSRGRTIATDRRSATVDAADWSRRPTALDDPIPVPSGTVDLEPRWTLPEPAPVDDRGRIVNQLDQAITDATRRQATGAVGVAFSGGLDSALLAAHLDAPLYTVGFPDSHDVEAAQAAAEALGRRDDLTVIELSIDDVERAVPIVARAIGRTNAMDVAIATSLYLVADAAASDGAESLVIGQGADELFGGYEKIHRLDHRVESDTKREAVRELLASIPEQLSRDVLAVEAGGVRPVTPYLHDDVVATALRLPAALYGTETTRKRALRHVAREYLPESIADRRKKAFQYGSLVSRELDRLARQAGYKRRMDDHVRRYVESRL, encoded by the coding sequence CCGGGCACTCGGGACAGGAGAGTCACTGCCGGGAACGGGCGGATTCGCGGGTCTGATCGACGGCCACCTCGTTCGGGACGTGCTCGGTCGCGTCCCGCTGTTCGTCGATGGGGTCGCGATGGACGGCTCGTCGATCGACGGACACGTCGCTCGGACCTCATTGTCGAGAGGCCGAACGATCGCGACAGACAGACGCTCCGCAACCGTCGACGCTGCCGACTGGAGCCGGCGTCCAACGGCGCTCGACGACCCGATTCCGGTTCCATCCGGCACCGTCGACCTCGAACCGCGCTGGACGCTTCCGGAACCAGCCCCCGTCGACGATCGCGGTCGGATAGTGAACCAACTCGATCAGGCGATCACCGACGCCACCAGACGCCAGGCAACCGGCGCCGTCGGCGTTGCGTTCTCTGGCGGGCTCGACTCGGCACTGCTCGCTGCGCACCTCGATGCACCCCTGTATACGGTCGGCTTCCCGGACAGTCACGACGTCGAGGCTGCCCAGGCCGCCGCCGAGGCACTCGGTAGACGTGACGACCTCACCGTCATCGAACTCTCGATAGACGACGTCGAACGAGCCGTCCCGATCGTCGCCCGGGCCATCGGGCGTACGAACGCGATGGACGTCGCGATCGCCACCTCGCTGTACCTCGTCGCCGACGCCGCCGCGTCGGACGGCGCGGAGTCACTCGTCATCGGGCAGGGTGCTGACGAACTGTTCGGCGGCTACGAGAAGATCCACCGGCTCGACCACCGTGTCGAATCGGACACCAAACGCGAGGCCGTTCGGGAACTCCTCGCATCGATCCCAGAACAGCTCTCGCGTGACGTCCTCGCCGTCGAAGCTGGCGGCGTCCGCCCGGTCACACCGTACCTCCACGACGACGTCGTCGCGACGGCGCTCCGGCTCCCGGCTGCGCTCTACGGGACTGAGACGACTCGGAAACGTGCCCTCAGACACGTCGCCCGCGAGTACCTCCCGGAGTCGATCGCCGATCGTCGGAAGAAGGCGTTCCAGTACGGCAGTCTCGTCTCACGTGAACTCGACCGACTCGCCAGGCAGGCGGGGTACAAACGACGGATGGACGACCACGTGCGGCGGTACGTCGAATCGCGACTCTAA
- a CDS encoding Mrp/NBP35 family ATP-binding protein, whose protein sequence is MSSQPSEEAVYDALESIDDPVLGDDVVSLGLVNEVEITDETVTVSLALNTPFAETEAELGNAIRDAIEDLGAEPDLRARVGEDIGFDAEVLPRVKNVIAVSSGKGGVGKTTVAANLAAGLEKRGAMVGLLDADIHGPNVPRILPVESEPGVTPDDDLVPPRSDGVRIISTGFLLENDDDPAMLRGPMVNKFMMKFFEGVEWGRLDYLVVDLPPGTGDATLNLLQAMPVTGTVIVTTPQDMALDDTRKGIEMYNEHDTPVIGVVENMSSFVCPSCGDEHRLLGDSQGVEQTLSDYDIPLVGSLPMHPDFGETDGSGPVVKHDGSEVQGRVDDTVTAIADRIGEINRRRVAAHRGTTESDGEDDESTPIKSEYDVFD, encoded by the coding sequence ATGAGTTCACAACCGTCCGAAGAAGCCGTCTACGACGCCCTCGAATCCATCGACGATCCGGTGCTCGGCGACGACGTCGTGTCCCTGGGCCTGGTCAACGAGGTCGAGATTACTGACGAGACGGTCACCGTTTCGCTCGCTCTCAACACGCCGTTCGCCGAGACGGAGGCGGAGCTCGGAAACGCTATCAGGGACGCCATCGAGGACCTGGGCGCCGAACCGGACTTGCGCGCTCGCGTCGGAGAGGATATCGGATTCGACGCGGAAGTCTTGCCACGGGTGAAGAACGTGATCGCAGTTTCGTCGGGGAAGGGCGGCGTCGGGAAGACGACCGTCGCGGCGAATCTCGCGGCCGGACTCGAGAAACGCGGTGCGATGGTCGGCCTTCTGGACGCCGACATTCACGGTCCGAACGTCCCCCGGATTCTCCCGGTCGAGAGCGAACCGGGTGTGACGCCGGACGACGATCTCGTCCCGCCACGGTCGGACGGCGTCCGGATTATCTCCACCGGATTCCTCCTGGAGAACGACGACGACCCCGCGATGCTCCGCGGTCCGATGGTCAACAAGTTCATGATGAAGTTCTTCGAGGGCGTCGAGTGGGGTCGACTCGACTACCTCGTCGTCGACCTGCCGCCGGGGACCGGCGACGCGACGCTGAACCTCCTGCAGGCCATGCCCGTCACCGGCACCGTCATCGTCACGACGCCACAGGACATGGCACTCGACGACACCCGAAAGGGGATCGAGATGTACAACGAACACGACACGCCGGTGATCGGCGTCGTCGAGAACATGAGCAGTTTCGTCTGCCCCAGTTGCGGTGACGAACACCGACTGCTCGGTGATAGCCAGGGCGTCGAACAGACACTGTCGGATTACGACATTCCGCTCGTCGGCTCGCTCCCGATGCATCCGGACTTCGGCGAGACGGACGGATCGGGTCCCGTCGTGAAGCACGACGGGAGCGAGGTGCAGGGGCGCGTCGACGACACGGTCACGGCGATCGCCGATCGGATCGGCGAGATCAACCGTCGACGCGTCGCCGCACACCGTGGGACGACCGAGAGCGACGGCGAAGACGACGAATCGACCCCGATCAAGAGCGAGTACGACGTCTTCGATTGA
- the nrfD gene encoding NrfD/PsrC family molybdoenzyme membrane anchor subunit — MSAETPSEGDILRPINTFTAKWVALAGIAGLAFLVFLVGWAYQLEKGLVVTGLGDWGSGGGVTWGVYIGAFIWWVGIAHGGIILSAAVRLLGMERYMPVARMAELLTLGGLSAAGFYIIVHMGRPDRMVTSVLGHYHITVHNSPLVWDVTVITAYFVLTATYLGLTIRYDIVRLRDDLPDILEPVYKFLTLGYTEAEDEIIERMVWWIAAAIIIMAPLLLHGGVIPWLFSLLATYPVWDGGIQGPQFLSIALTSAISGVIIAAAAFTKAYDWEHIITRDVFRGLLLWLGFFCLMFLWFQLQQVINGVFLPGVAGGEATHGKLHHPGYILSLGLVAGSMIYIFAQGIRPALFTKTRAIITAFAVLSATLIEKILFVVEGFLYVQFSMYEAVPGTYMPSLIEIASVLGTIGMVSLIFLVVSKIVPIVELHAIEHLNGEHGHDDAPTEVEA; from the coding sequence ATGAGCGCCGAGACACCATCTGAAGGGGACATCCTCCGGCCAATCAACACGTTTACCGCAAAGTGGGTCGCCCTCGCTGGCATCGCCGGGCTCGCGTTCCTGGTATTCCTGGTCGGCTGGGCCTACCAGCTCGAGAAGGGGCTGGTCGTAACCGGCCTCGGTGACTGGGGGAGCGGCGGCGGCGTGACCTGGGGCGTCTATATCGGCGCTTTCATCTGGTGGGTCGGGATCGCCCACGGCGGTATCATCCTCTCGGCGGCCGTCAGACTGCTCGGCATGGAACGGTACATGCCGGTCGCCCGGATGGCGGAGCTCTTGACCCTCGGTGGGCTCTCCGCAGCGGGCTTCTACATCATCGTCCACATGGGCCGACCGGACCGCATGGTCACGAGCGTCCTCGGCCACTACCACATCACGGTTCACAACTCGCCGCTGGTGTGGGACGTCACCGTCATCACGGCCTACTTCGTGCTGACGGCGACCTACCTCGGGTTGACCATCAGATACGACATCGTCAGGTTGCGCGACGATCTCCCCGACATCCTGGAGCCGGTCTACAAGTTCCTCACGCTCGGCTACACCGAAGCCGAAGACGAGATCATAGAGCGGATGGTCTGGTGGATCGCCGCGGCGATCATCATCATGGCGCCGCTCTTGCTCCACGGCGGGGTCATCCCGTGGCTGTTCTCGCTGCTGGCGACCTACCCAGTCTGGGACGGCGGCATCCAGGGCCCGCAGTTCCTCTCGATCGCGCTCACCTCCGCGATCAGCGGCGTCATCATCGCCGCAGCCGCCTTCACGAAGGCCTACGACTGGGAGCACATCATCACCCGCGACGTCTTCCGCGGCCTCTTGCTCTGGCTCGGGTTCTTCTGTCTGATGTTCCTCTGGTTCCAGCTTCAGCAGGTCATCAACGGCGTCTTCCTGCCCGGTGTCGCGGGCGGGGAGGCCACGCACGGAAAGCTCCACCACCCGGGATACATCCTCTCGCTCGGTCTCGTGGCCGGTTCCATGATCTACATCTTCGCACAGGGTATTCGTCCCGCCCTGTTCACCAAGACGCGGGCGATCATCACCGCGTTCGCGGTGCTGTCGGCGACGCTGATCGAGAAGATCCTGTTCGTCGTCGAAGGGTTCCTCTACGTGCAGTTCAGCATGTACGAGGCCGTTCCCGGCACGTACATGCCGAGCCTGATCGAGATCGCGTCCGTCCTCGGTACCATCGGGATGGTCTCGTTGATCTTCCTGGTGGTCTCGAAGATCGTACCGATCGTCGAACTGCACGCCATCGAGCACCTGAACGGTGAGCACGGACACGACGACGCTCCGACGGAGGTAGAAGCATGA
- a CDS encoding 4Fe-4S ferredoxin N-terminal domain-containing protein, whose translation MSTNTEDESFHPLGAEWESELESMLDDTEYDTDLGLAMAEDAQRLVAGELTEAEFHEKYHEQVEAEFGEDERPTAAAIEDLDDSDGGFFDALTSLGDGDQSRRDVMKKMGVGGAALGVGALAENRERPATSASSGGDEPQGKQWGMTIDLEVCDGCLSCMQACGEENNLDQGVNWMYVMAYEDDTVGAPENPDEANVKDWPYLVRPCQHCTDAPCEKVCPTTARHTRGKDGIVLTDYDVCIGCRYCQVACPYGVNYFQWDEPDISQQAIKEQHADMDGDHIHDERGRPVDSRSPRGVMSKCTFCPSRQDGYGGDEKVGTTACMDACPPGAIQFGDVNDEGSDPSVYKEYPAFGRAVEHFFDGPGGSGFGLPALEDVEAELGTSGDATLEDAFELFHSDNAAATYFGANGYERIAIIRSIVIVADEIDISEQHTHERSFATDVAKVREYNDALEAAGIDFESTENRQLLNLWEENVDDALAVLQSVYGSPDSTFNLLEDIGTNPNVTYLGNQPGPHAQELSSDELPENKPVTKYADVTYPRANGDSVSLVSNRMDVTDEETVRGI comes from the coding sequence ATGAGTACGAATACAGAGGACGAATCGTTCCATCCGCTCGGCGCGGAGTGGGAGTCCGAACTCGAGTCGATGCTCGACGACACCGAGTACGACACCGACCTCGGACTCGCCATGGCCGAAGACGCCCAGCGACTGGTCGCTGGTGAGCTGACCGAAGCCGAGTTCCACGAGAAGTACCACGAACAGGTCGAAGCCGAGTTCGGCGAGGACGAGCGGCCGACGGCGGCTGCCATCGAGGACCTCGACGACTCGGACGGCGGGTTCTTCGACGCGCTCACGTCCCTCGGAGACGGCGACCAGAGCCGACGCGACGTGATGAAGAAGATGGGCGTTGGCGGCGCCGCGCTCGGTGTCGGGGCACTGGCCGAGAACCGTGAACGACCCGCGACATCCGCCTCTTCCGGAGGCGACGAACCCCAGGGCAAGCAGTGGGGGATGACGATCGACCTGGAGGTCTGTGACGGCTGTCTCTCGTGCATGCAGGCCTGTGGCGAGGAGAACAACCTCGACCAGGGGGTCAACTGGATGTACGTCATGGCCTACGAGGACGACACGGTGGGCGCGCCGGAGAATCCCGACGAAGCCAACGTCAAGGACTGGCCCTACCTCGTTCGACCGTGTCAGCACTGTACCGACGCGCCGTGTGAGAAGGTCTGTCCGACGACGGCCCGTCACACTCGCGGCAAGGACGGCATCGTGCTGACGGACTACGACGTCTGTATCGGCTGCCGGTACTGCCAGGTCGCCTGCCCGTACGGTGTCAACTACTTCCAGTGGGACGAACCCGACATCAGTCAGCAGGCGATCAAGGAGCAACACGCCGACATGGACGGCGACCACATCCACGACGAGCGTGGTCGCCCCGTCGACAGCCGCTCCCCGCGCGGCGTCATGAGCAAGTGTACGTTCTGTCCGAGCCGTCAGGACGGCTACGGCGGCGACGAGAAGGTCGGCACGACCGCGTGCATGGACGCCTGTCCGCCGGGTGCGATCCAGTTCGGCGACGTCAACGACGAGGGGAGCGACCCGAGCGTCTACAAGGAGTATCCGGCGTTCGGTCGAGCGGTCGAACACTTCTTCGACGGCCCCGGTGGAAGCGGATTCGGACTGCCGGCCCTCGAAGACGTCGAAGCGGAACTCGGCACGTCCGGTGACGCGACGCTCGAGGACGCCTTCGAACTCTTCCACTCGGACAACGCAGCCGCGACGTACTTCGGCGCGAACGGATACGAGCGGATCGCGATCATCCGTTCGATCGTCATCGTGGCCGACGAGATCGACATCTCCGAACAACACACCCACGAGCGGTCGTTCGCGACGGACGTCGCGAAGGTTCGCGAGTACAACGACGCCCTCGAGGCGGCCGGTATCGACTTCGAGTCGACCGAGAACCGGCAACTGCTCAACCTCTGGGAGGAGAACGTGGACGATGCGCTCGCCGTCCTTCAATCCGTCTACGGCTCGCCGGACTCGACGTTCAACCTCCTCGAGGATATCGGAACCAACCCGAACGTCACCTACCTCGGCAATCAGCCCGGACCACACGCCCAGGAGCTTTCGAGCGACGAACTGCCCGAGAACAAGCCGGTGACGAAGTACGCGGACGTCACGTACCCGCGTGCGAACGGCGACAGTGTCTCGCTCGTGAGCAACCGCATGGACGTCACCGACGAAGAGACGGTCAGGGGGATCTAA
- the gatC gene encoding Asp-tRNA(Asn)/Glu-tRNA(Gln) amidotransferase subunit GatC, translating into MSDDAVSEDEVRHVARLARVSLADEEVDRFAAQFEEITDAFDALEDVPSVDGSTELTNVLRPDVTRASLTNEEALRNAPETEDGRFKGPNVS; encoded by the coding sequence ATGAGCGACGACGCCGTCAGCGAGGACGAGGTCCGACACGTGGCACGTCTGGCCAGGGTTTCACTCGCGGACGAAGAAGTCGATCGATTCGCCGCGCAGTTCGAGGAGATTACAGACGCGTTCGACGCCCTCGAAGACGTTCCGTCCGTCGACGGATCGACCGAGTTGACCAACGTGTTGCGTCCGGACGTCACCCGCGCCTCGCTGACCAACGAGGAGGCGCTACGGAACGCACCGGAGACCGAAGACGGCCGGTTCAAAGGGCCGAACGTCTCCTGA
- the gatA gene encoding Asp-tRNA(Asn)/Glu-tRNA(Gln) amidotransferase subunit GatA has product MMSDAFITETELDGRDDGPLAGRTIAVKDNISTEGVRTTCGSAMLEDYVPPYDATVVERVRDAGATIVGKANMDEFGMGTTTETSFVGPTDNPAAPGHVPGGSSGGSAAAVASGAADLALGSDTGGSIRCPAAFCGVVGIKPTYGLVSRYGLVAYANSLEQIGPLAPTVADAATLLDVIAGPDERDATTREDPGDGSYATAADGDVHGATIGIPTQLVEGADEGVVETFQAAVDDLESQGAETTDVDLPSVERAVEAYYVIAMSEASSNLARYDGVRYGHSSDADGNWNEAFAQTRAEGFGEEVTRRILLGTYALSAGYHDKYYAKAQQARDWIKQDFDRVLDEVDVLASPTMPVPPFELGESLDDPLALYLADANTVPANLADLPAISVPAGETDGLPVGIQFVGPAFGERTIISIASALE; this is encoded by the coding sequence ATCATGTCGGACGCGTTCATCACCGAAACCGAACTCGACGGCCGCGACGACGGGCCGCTCGCCGGGCGGACGATCGCCGTCAAGGACAACATCTCCACGGAAGGGGTCCGGACGACCTGCGGGTCGGCCATGCTCGAAGACTACGTTCCGCCGTACGACGCGACCGTCGTCGAACGGGTTCGCGACGCCGGCGCGACGATCGTCGGAAAGGCGAACATGGACGAGTTCGGAATGGGGACGACCACGGAGACGTCGTTCGTCGGACCGACGGACAACCCCGCAGCACCCGGTCACGTGCCGGGCGGGTCCTCCGGGGGGTCGGCCGCGGCCGTCGCCTCCGGAGCGGCCGACCTCGCCCTCGGCAGCGATACGGGCGGGTCGATCCGCTGTCCCGCCGCGTTCTGCGGCGTCGTCGGCATCAAACCGACCTACGGGCTCGTCTCGCGGTACGGGCTCGTCGCGTACGCGAACAGTTTAGAACAGATCGGCCCACTGGCGCCGACCGTCGCCGACGCAGCGACGCTGCTAGACGTGATCGCCGGCCCCGACGAGCGCGACGCGACCACCCGTGAGGATCCCGGCGACGGATCGTACGCGACGGCCGCCGACGGCGACGTCCACGGAGCAACGATCGGTATTCCGACACAGCTCGTCGAGGGAGCAGACGAGGGCGTCGTCGAGACGTTCCAAGCGGCAGTCGACGACCTGGAATCCCAGGGAGCGGAGACGACCGACGTGGACCTTCCCTCGGTCGAACGAGCCGTCGAGGCGTACTACGTCATCGCGATGTCCGAGGCGTCCTCGAACCTCGCCCGGTACGACGGGGTCCGATACGGTCACTCGAGCGACGCCGATGGGAACTGGAACGAGGCCTTCGCACAGACACGCGCCGAGGGCTTCGGCGAGGAGGTAACGCGCCGCATCCTGCTCGGGACGTACGCCCTCTCTGCCGGGTACCACGACAAGTACTACGCGAAAGCCCAGCAGGCCCGCGACTGGATCAAACAGGACTTCGATCGCGTCCTGGACGAAGTGGACGTACTCGCGTCACCGACCATGCCCGTCCCGCCGTTCGAACTCGGTGAGAGTCTCGACGATCCACTCGCGCTCTACCTCGCCGACGCGAACACAGTCCCCGCCAACCTGGCCGACCTGCCGGCCATCTCCGTCCCGGCGGGCGAGACGGACGGACTGCCAGTCGGCATCCAGTTCGTCGGCCCGGCCTTTGGCGAACGGACGATCATCTCGATCGCCAGCGCGCTCGAGTGA
- a CDS encoding helix-turn-helix transcriptional regulator codes for MSLAEVEADLSEDERAGLELVRESGGIHQSDFWKELGVSSRKGSRIVESLVEKELVDREEAVYDGHNTYYVAPTARDLDFTLLMAGDMLSPFIGEEEVDPNSDAFSQWIMNLAYEE; via the coding sequence GTGAGTCTCGCAGAAGTCGAGGCCGACCTCTCTGAGGACGAGCGGGCCGGTCTCGAACTCGTTCGGGAGTCTGGCGGTATCCACCAGAGTGACTTCTGGAAGGAACTCGGCGTGTCCTCTCGCAAGGGCAGTCGAATCGTCGAGAGCCTGGTCGAGAAGGAACTCGTCGATCGCGAGGAGGCGGTCTACGACGGCCACAACACGTACTACGTCGCGCCGACTGCTCGTGATCTAGACTTCACCCTGCTGATGGCCGGTGACATGCTCTCGCCGTTCATCGGCGAAGAGGAGGTCGACCCGAACAGCGACGCCTTCTCGCAGTGGATCATGAACCTCGCCTACGAGGAGTGA
- a CDS encoding NRDE family protein, with protein MCTFILAWRVFDDTPVVAAATRDESLDRPSEPPARYSDDPIVVAPRDAEAGGTWIGVNEHGLLVAVTNRWTDAELAGDRSRGSLVADALASASAAAAANLVADAVETDEYDGFYLALADSSDAIVCAWDGTLDRIDLDPGVHVLVNVGLAADPAVPSRRESVGREHAENARLVRTALAPDADDSPTDWLDRARRVMADHDYGVCRHGESYGTRSASLVSVGATTSYEYADGPPCEAPVEPVGLESHI; from the coding sequence GTGTGTACGTTCATCCTGGCCTGGCGGGTGTTCGACGACACACCAGTCGTCGCCGCGGCGACGCGCGACGAATCCCTCGATCGGCCGTCGGAGCCACCGGCGCGGTACAGCGACGATCCGATCGTCGTCGCTCCGCGCGACGCCGAGGCCGGCGGTACCTGGATCGGTGTCAACGAACACGGCCTCCTCGTCGCGGTTACGAATCGGTGGACGGACGCCGAACTCGCCGGTGACCGGTCGCGCGGATCGCTCGTGGCCGACGCCCTCGCATCAGCGTCGGCGGCCGCGGCGGCCAACCTCGTGGCCGATGCGGTCGAAACGGACGAGTACGACGGATTCTACCTGGCCCTCGCGGACTCGTCGGACGCGATCGTCTGTGCGTGGGACGGAACGCTCGACCGCATCGACCTCGATCCGGGCGTTCACGTCCTCGTCAACGTCGGATTAGCGGCGGATCCCGCGGTGCCGTCCCGTCGCGAATCGGTGGGTCGGGAGCACGCCGAGAACGCCAGGCTGGTTCGGACCGCGCTCGCGCCCGATGCGGACGACTCGCCGACCGACTGGCTCGATCGCGCGCGCCGGGTGATGGCCGACCACGACTACGGCGTCTGCAGGCACGGCGAGTCGTACGGCACGCGATCGGCGTCACTCGTTTCGGTCGGTGCCACGACCTCCTACGAGTACGCGGACGGCCCGCCGTGCGAGGCACCCGTCGAGCCGGTCGGTCTCGAAAGCCACATTTAA
- a CDS encoding NAD-dependent epimerase/dehydratase family protein: MAHALVIGGTRFIGRHLVDDLLAHDYEVTLFNRGTHENPFAATDGVEHVQGDRTDDGDLAAAAAVDPDVVFDCVAYFPRDVRQATRVFDDVDAYVYISSGSAYGREDIPKREGFTPLCECTDEQATTDEPETYGPRKAEGDRAVFEAAADGVNAMGVRPPIVYGPHDYTERLDYWIDRVHRFDRVLVPGDGTNLWHRVYVEDVASGLRVVAEAGEAGDIYNVGDQRAVTMRGMVELIDESLAAVDPDHEAGVEIVTAGPRELATADLELDDFVLYRDPPHMLSTEKVAALGWESTPLSEAMERTVADHLESDRTGRENGPDREDEERVLGVLDTV, translated from the coding sequence ATGGCACACGCGCTCGTCATCGGCGGCACCCGGTTCATCGGCCGCCACCTGGTCGACGACCTGCTCGCCCACGACTACGAGGTGACGTTGTTCAATCGCGGCACCCACGAGAATCCGTTCGCCGCCACCGACGGCGTCGAGCACGTCCAGGGCGACCGGACAGACGACGGTGACCTCGCCGCGGCGGCCGCGGTGGACCCCGACGTCGTCTTCGACTGTGTCGCGTACTTCCCGCGCGACGTTCGTCAGGCAACGCGGGTCTTCGACGACGTCGACGCCTACGTCTACATCTCCAGCGGATCCGCCTACGGTCGGGAGGACATCCCGAAGCGGGAGGGATTCACGCCGCTGTGTGAGTGCACCGACGAGCAGGCCACGACCGACGAACCGGAGACCTACGGTCCGCGGAAGGCGGAAGGCGACCGCGCCGTCTTCGAGGCAGCCGCCGATGGAGTCAACGCGATGGGTGTGCGGCCCCCGATCGTCTACGGGCCGCACGATTACACGGAACGCCTGGACTACTGGATCGATCGCGTTCACCGCTTCGATCGGGTGCTCGTCCCCGGCGATGGAACGAACCTCTGGCACCGCGTCTACGTCGAGGACGTCGCGAGCGGCCTGCGCGTCGTCGCGGAAGCGGGCGAGGCCGGCGACATCTACAACGTCGGCGATCAGCGGGCGGTCACGATGCGCGGCATGGTGGAACTGATCGACGAGTCGCTCGCGGCGGTCGATCCCGACCACGAGGCCGGCGTCGAGATCGTCACCGCGGGTCCGCGCGAGCTCGCCACCGCGGACCTCGAACTCGACGACTTCGTCCTGTATCGCGACCCGCCGCACATGCTCTCGACGGAGAAGGTTGCGGCCCTCGGCTGGGAGTCGACGCCGCTCTCCGAGGCGATGGAACGGACGGTGGCCGACCACCTCGAGTCGGATCGGACCGGCCGCGAGAACGGCCCCGACAGGGAAGACGAGGAACGCGTGCTGGGCGTCCTCGATACCGTCTGA
- a CDS encoding amidohydrolase, which translates to MTEAADVVLLDGEVHTLAGSSTDDSTDAAVGDVVDVHEAVAIRDGEIVRVGRTVEVEHLQGVETTVIDCAGRTVVPGFVDAHTHMETQGLYLVHADLSDAESLSDALAALERQAETGREWILGFGYDESGWPESRYPTREDLDAVSEERPVVAMRVDMHTASLNSVALDRMRPKLPAEDVRTENGEPTGVVVEDAATEVWSGSEDSDAETRELVTAAIDHATSLGVTSVHEKVRNSRAPRIYRELDRDGDLDCRVRLDYWSDHLETAIDVGLATNAGSDFVRTGGIKSFTDGSIGARTAKLFEPYEDVDAEADVSADDATESASAGDADDGRGQWVVEPDELREIADRAVDHDFQLTVHAIGDEAIGAAIDVLADTDTVGSARHRIEHVELATDEQLGRMADAGIVASMQPNFHQWANPGGLYDQRLGERRRTRSNRLRTVVDAGVHLAFGSDSMPLDPLLGVHHAVNAPGASQRLSVTEAIRAYTIGAAYAGFDDDRLGTIEVGKRADLAVLEDSPWAEPDSIDEIDVAATLVDGSLVHDRL; encoded by the coding sequence ATGACCGAGGCTGCAGACGTCGTCCTGCTCGACGGTGAAGTCCACACGTTGGCCGGATCGTCGACCGATGACAGTACCGATGCGGCGGTCGGGGACGTCGTCGACGTCCACGAGGCCGTCGCGATCCGCGACGGAGAGATCGTTCGCGTCGGGCGGACGGTCGAGGTAGAACACCTCCAGGGAGTCGAAACGACCGTGATCGACTGTGCGGGCCGGACCGTCGTCCCGGGCTTCGTCGATGCACACACGCACATGGAGACGCAGGGGCTCTACCTCGTCCACGCCGACCTCTCCGATGCCGAGAGCCTCTCGGACGCGCTCGCCGCACTAGAGCGCCAGGCGGAGACGGGCCGCGAGTGGATCCTCGGGTTCGGGTACGACGAGAGCGGGTGGCCGGAGTCACGCTATCCGACTCGCGAGGATCTGGACGCCGTCAGCGAGGAGCGGCCGGTCGTCGCGATGCGTGTCGACATGCACACCGCGTCGCTCAACTCGGTTGCGCTCGATCGGATGCGTCCCAAACTCCCCGCCGAGGACGTTCGGACGGAAAACGGCGAGCCGACTGGCGTGGTCGTCGAGGACGCCGCCACAGAAGTCTGGAGCGGTTCGGAGGACAGTGACGCCGAGACGCGCGAACTCGTGACCGCCGCGATCGACCACGCCACCTCACTCGGCGTCACCAGCGTCCACGAGAAGGTTCGAAACTCTCGCGCGCCACGGATCTACCGCGAACTGGATCGCGACGGCGACCTGGACTGTCGGGTTCGCCTCGATTACTGGAGCGACCACCTGGAGACGGCGATCGACGTGGGGCTGGCGACGAACGCCGGAAGCGACTTCGTCCGGACCGGCGGGATCAAATCCTTCACCGACGGGAGCATCGGCGCCCGGACGGCGAAGCTGTTCGAACCGTACGAGGACGTGGACGCCGAAGCCGACGTGTCGGCCGACGACGCCACGGAGAGCGCGTCCGCCGGCGACGCCGACGACGGCCGCGGCCAGTGGGTCGTCGAGCCCGACGAACTCCGCGAGATCGCCGACCGAGCCGTCGATCACGACTTTCAGCTGACCGTCCACGCGATTGGCGACGAGGCGATCGGCGCCGCGATCGACGTCCTCGCCGACACGGACACCGTCGGGTCCGCGCGCCACCGCATCGAACACGTCGAACTTGCCACCGACGAGCAACTAGGGCGGATGGCCGACGCCGGGATCGTCGCGTCGATGCAGCCGAACTTCCACCAGTGGGCGAACCCGGGTGGGTTGTACGATCAGCGTCTCGGGGAGCGGCGTCGGACGCGATCCAACCGACTTCGAACCGTCGTGGACGCCGGCGTCCACCTGGCGTTCGGGTCGGACAGTATGCCGCTCGACCCCTTGCTCGGCGTCCACCACGCGGTCAATGCACCGGGCGCGTCCCAGCGCCTCTCCGTGACAGAGGCCATCCGGGCGTACACGATCGGCGCCGCGTACGCCGGGTTCGACGACGATCGTCTCGGGACGATCGAAGTCGGCAAACGTGCGGACCTCGCCGTCCTCGAGGACTCCCCGTGGGCCGAGCCCGACTCGATCGACGAGATCGACGTCGCGGCGACGCTTGTCGACGGGTCGCTCGTTCACGATCGGTTGTGA